One genomic segment of Pandoraea sputorum includes these proteins:
- the alaC gene encoding alanine transaminase, which yields MSSSQGSRSFARINRLPPYVFNITAELKMAARRRGEDIIDLSMGNPDGATPPHIVSKLVEVAQRPDTHGYSTSRGIPRLRRAITHWYKDRYDVELDPEREAIVTIGSKEGLAHLMLATLDQGDTVLVPNPSYPIHIYGAVIAGANIRSVPMTPGIDFFTELERGIRESHPKPKMVILGFPSNPTAQCVELEFFERVVDLARKHDILVVHDLAYADIVYDGYKAPSIMQVPGAQDVAVEFFTLSKSYNMAGWRIGFMVGNAELVAALARIKSYHDYGTFTPVQVAAIAALEGDQTCVEEIREQYQRRRDVLYKGLTEAGWSVDLPKASMYIWARIPEPYRALGSLEFAKKLLAQAKVSVSPGIGFGEYGDEYVRFALIENESRIRQAVRGIKHMFREDGLVQPTIA from the coding sequence ATGTCCAGCTCACAGGGCTCGCGCAGCTTTGCGCGCATCAATCGCCTTCCCCCGTACGTTTTCAACATCACAGCCGAACTGAAGATGGCCGCGCGCCGTCGTGGCGAGGACATCATCGATCTGTCGATGGGCAACCCCGATGGGGCCACGCCGCCGCATATCGTCAGCAAGCTCGTCGAAGTCGCGCAACGTCCCGATACGCACGGCTATTCGACCTCGCGCGGTATTCCGCGTCTGCGTCGGGCCATCACGCACTGGTACAAGGATCGCTACGACGTCGAACTCGACCCGGAGCGCGAAGCCATCGTCACCATCGGTTCGAAGGAAGGCCTTGCCCACCTGATGCTCGCCACGCTGGATCAGGGCGACACGGTGCTTGTGCCGAATCCGTCCTACCCGATTCACATCTACGGCGCAGTCATCGCCGGTGCGAACATCCGCTCCGTGCCGATGACGCCCGGCATCGACTTCTTCACCGAACTCGAACGCGGCATTCGCGAAAGCCATCCGAAGCCGAAGATGGTGATCCTCGGCTTCCCGTCGAATCCCACGGCGCAATGCGTCGAACTGGAATTCTTCGAACGCGTCGTCGATCTTGCTCGCAAGCACGACATTCTCGTGGTGCACGATCTGGCCTATGCCGACATCGTCTATGACGGCTACAAAGCGCCGTCGATCATGCAGGTACCCGGCGCGCAGGATGTCGCCGTCGAATTCTTCACGCTGTCCAAGAGCTACAACATGGCCGGCTGGCGCATCGGCTTCATGGTCGGTAACGCGGAACTGGTCGCGGCGCTCGCGCGTATCAAGAGCTATCACGACTACGGCACGTTCACGCCGGTTCAGGTCGCCGCCATCGCCGCACTCGAAGGCGATCAGACGTGCGTCGAGGAAATTCGCGAACAGTACCAGCGCCGCCGCGACGTGCTCTACAAAGGACTGACGGAAGCGGGCTGGTCGGTCGATCTGCCAAAAGCGTCGATGTACATCTGGGCACGTATTCCCGAACCGTATCGTGCGCTCGGCTCCCTTGAATTCGCCAAGAAGCTGCTCGCGCAGGCGAAGGTATCGGTCTCACCGGGCATCGGCTTCGGCGAGTATGGCGATGAATACGTGCGCTTCGCGCTGATCGAAAACGAATCGCGCATCCGTCAGGCCGTGCGCGGCATCAAGCACATGTTCCGTGAAGACGGACTGGTGCAGCCGACGATCGCGTAA
- a CDS encoding AraC family transcriptional regulator, with product MRNVSIDQYEHLPRSVVVVTNDYPAGLTFRAHAHARGQFALASRGMITVSTPEGRWFVPPQRACWVPAGVTHEMTMSGPVRMLNTFVTPEASASAGLPTECCVYAVSALLRQLLDDAIDLPPMYDEDTREGKLMALLLAEISAMPRLMLHAPLPADARLAKVCRKVFASPSMALDLDAVAAMASMSRRTFTRHFREEAGVSFAQWRHQVCLMAALERLSDGQSVTRVALDLGYGSPSAFTAAFRRVLGDAPSRYLTDLP from the coding sequence ATGAGAAACGTTTCAATCGATCAATACGAGCATCTGCCGCGCAGTGTGGTGGTTGTCACCAACGACTACCCGGCGGGACTCACATTCCGCGCGCATGCTCACGCGCGCGGCCAGTTTGCGTTGGCGTCACGCGGCATGATTACCGTGTCGACGCCGGAGGGCCGCTGGTTCGTGCCGCCGCAGCGGGCGTGCTGGGTACCTGCTGGCGTCACGCACGAGATGACGATGAGCGGGCCAGTGAGGATGCTCAACACCTTCGTGACTCCCGAGGCGTCAGCGTCCGCGGGACTCCCGACCGAGTGCTGTGTGTACGCGGTGTCTGCGTTGCTCAGGCAATTGCTGGACGACGCCATCGACCTGCCGCCGATGTATGACGAAGACACGCGCGAGGGCAAGCTCATGGCGTTGCTGCTGGCGGAGATCTCGGCGATGCCGCGCCTGATGCTCCATGCGCCGTTGCCTGCCGATGCGAGGCTCGCGAAGGTCTGCCGCAAGGTGTTTGCGTCGCCGTCGATGGCGCTGGATCTCGATGCAGTCGCGGCGATGGCGTCGATGAGTCGCCGCACATTCACGCGACACTTTCGTGAGGAGGCGGGGGTGAGTTTTGCGCAGTGGCGTCATCAGGTGTGTCTGATGGCGGCGCTCGAGCGCTTGAGTGACGGGCAGTCGGTGACGCGTGTAGCGCTCGATCTCGGGTACGGCAGTCCCAGCGCATTCACCGCAGCATTTCGGCGGGTGTTGGGAGATGCGCCGAGCCGGTATCTGACAGACCTCCCTTAG
- a CDS encoding alpha/beta fold hydrolase produces MPNTFQRVGHGPHAVLVLHGWFGDARSFHDCEPWLSRDVFSYVFMDYRGYGGMRDARGAYTIDEIAQDALGLADAMDLTTFSLIGHSMGGMAIEKIAAVAPQRVRKLIPVAPVPCGGISFDPARRALFENAAASLEDRMAIIARSTGHRLPASWINWKAAYSATHSSMGAFAAYFQAWADTDFSDQLHVDAPIRVLVGEHDPVFDIDLMRRTYLQRYANASVEVIANAGHYPMNETPLALVSAIESFLCE; encoded by the coding sequence ATGCCCAATACCTTTCAACGCGTCGGCCACGGCCCGCACGCCGTGCTCGTTCTACACGGCTGGTTCGGCGACGCCCGCTCCTTCCACGATTGCGAACCCTGGCTTTCGCGCGATGTTTTCAGCTATGTCTTCATGGACTATCGCGGTTATGGCGGCATGCGTGACGCCCGAGGCGCTTACACCATCGACGAAATCGCTCAGGACGCCCTCGGGCTGGCCGATGCCATGGATCTCACCACGTTCAGTCTGATCGGGCACTCGATGGGCGGCATGGCCATCGAAAAGATTGCGGCCGTTGCGCCGCAACGCGTGCGCAAACTGATCCCTGTCGCGCCCGTGCCTTGCGGCGGCATATCGTTCGATCCAGCGCGTCGCGCATTGTTCGAGAACGCCGCAGCCTCGCTCGAAGATCGTATGGCGATCATCGCCCGCAGCACGGGCCACCGACTGCCAGCGTCGTGGATCAACTGGAAGGCCGCCTACTCGGCAACGCATTCGTCAATGGGGGCCTTCGCAGCCTATTTCCAAGCGTGGGCGGACACGGATTTCAGCGACCAGCTCCATGTCGACGCGCCTATCAGAGTGCTCGTCGGCGAGCACGACCCGGTGTTCGATATCGATCTGATGCGGCGCACCTATCTGCAACGTTATGCGAACGCGAGCGTCGAGGTCATCGCCAACGCAGGGCACTACCCCATGAACGAGACGCCGCTTGCACTGGTGAGCGCCATCGAATCGTTCCTTTGCGAGTAG
- a CDS encoding PPC domain-containing DNA-binding protein has protein sequence MSVALDVPVAIENGTLGRLVVARLKPNQDLTESIEALCAEHAIARAIVRGAVGSLIDARLAFRAGDGWRERVVNGPGVEILNVFGEVDARPGAASAMPMLHGMVADTEGRMFAGRFVRGGNLSFITIEVTLQEWLPA, from the coding sequence ATGAGCGTCGCGCTGGATGTTCCGGTCGCCATCGAGAATGGCACATTAGGCAGGTTGGTGGTGGCGCGTCTGAAGCCGAATCAGGATCTGACGGAAAGCATCGAGGCGCTGTGCGCCGAACATGCGATTGCGCGCGCGATCGTGCGTGGCGCGGTCGGGAGTCTGATCGATGCAAGGCTGGCGTTTCGCGCGGGCGACGGCTGGCGCGAGAGGGTGGTGAACGGTCCCGGGGTGGAGATCCTCAACGTGTTCGGTGAGGTCGATGCACGCCCGGGGGCGGCGAGTGCCATGCCGATGCTGCACGGCATGGTGGCGGACACCGAGGGGCGCATGTTCGCGGGACGCTTCGTGCGCGGCGGCAATCTCTCGTTCATTACCATCGAGGTGACGTTGCAGGAGTGGTTGCCTGCCTGA
- a CDS encoding acyl-CoA synthetase, with protein sequence MLKKVMNLGRLLADVARRHPDEAGLIVGDNVATWGEIDARVNAAVDALRKLGVKKGDKLLVHSRNNLPIFESAWIAFRLGAVWVPTNFRITAPEAAYLGQSSGACVMIYDAGFEGHVDAVRAASPALRHVIALGAPRAGELHYETLVAEHMGAQGYEEEVEYEDPLWFFYTSGTTGHPKAGVLSHGQMAFVVTNHLADLMPGITYRSRSMVVAPLSHGAGIHAIVNTARGAASVLLPGEKMDAEQVWQAIERHRVDNMFTVPTIVKMLVEDPAVDRYDHSSLRFVIYAGAPMYRADQKYALHKLGRVLVQYYGLGEVTGNITVLPPWLHSDDDDAPDARVGTCGLPRTGMEVAILDEQGQRQPAFASGEICVRGPAVFMGYHNNPDANAKAFKDDWFHTGDLGHVDAQGFLYITGRASDMYISGGSNVYPREIEEALLTHPCVSECAVLGVPDPKWGESGLAVVVAREGMAAQADELLGHLEARIARYKWPRRFVFWSAMPKSGYGKIVKKQIKTMLEEQGDYRL encoded by the coding sequence ATGCTCAAGAAGGTCATGAACCTCGGCCGGTTGTTGGCCGACGTCGCGCGGCGGCACCCGGACGAAGCTGGTCTGATCGTCGGCGACAACGTAGCGACGTGGGGCGAGATCGACGCCCGCGTGAATGCTGCCGTCGACGCGCTGCGCAAGCTCGGCGTGAAGAAGGGCGACAAGTTGCTCGTGCATTCGCGCAACAACCTGCCGATTTTCGAGAGCGCGTGGATTGCGTTTCGCCTCGGGGCCGTGTGGGTGCCGACGAACTTCCGTATCACCGCGCCCGAAGCGGCGTATCTGGGGCAGTCGAGCGGCGCCTGCGTGATGATTTACGACGCGGGTTTCGAAGGCCACGTCGATGCGGTACGTGCGGCGTCGCCCGCATTGCGCCACGTCATCGCCCTCGGTGCGCCGCGTGCGGGCGAGCTGCACTACGAGACGCTCGTCGCCGAACACATGGGTGCACAGGGGTACGAGGAGGAGGTGGAGTACGAAGATCCGTTGTGGTTCTTCTACACCTCGGGCACAACCGGCCATCCGAAGGCAGGCGTGCTCTCGCACGGGCAGATGGCGTTCGTCGTCACCAACCACCTGGCCGATCTGATGCCTGGCATCACGTATCGCAGCCGCTCGATGGTCGTCGCCCCTCTTTCGCATGGCGCGGGCATTCACGCCATCGTCAACACCGCGCGCGGCGCGGCCAGCGTGTTGTTGCCGGGCGAGAAGATGGATGCGGAACAGGTCTGGCAGGCAATCGAGCGTCATCGGGTCGACAACATGTTCACGGTGCCGACCATCGTCAAGATGCTGGTGGAAGATCCGGCGGTGGACCGCTACGACCATAGCTCGCTGCGTTTCGTGATCTATGCGGGCGCGCCGATGTACCGCGCCGATCAGAAGTACGCGTTACATAAGCTGGGGCGCGTGCTGGTGCAGTACTACGGACTGGGCGAGGTGACGGGCAACATCACGGTGCTGCCGCCGTGGTTGCATAGCGATGACGACGATGCGCCCGATGCACGCGTCGGCACATGCGGGTTGCCGCGCACCGGCATGGAAGTGGCGATTCTGGACGAGCAGGGGCAACGCCAACCGGCGTTCGCGTCGGGTGAAATCTGCGTGCGCGGTCCGGCCGTCTTCATGGGGTATCACAACAATCCGGACGCCAACGCCAAGGCGTTCAAGGACGACTGGTTCCACACCGGCGACCTTGGTCATGTGGATGCGCAGGGGTTCCTGTACATCACGGGCCGGGCGTCGGACATGTACATCTCGGGTGGCTCGAACGTTTATCCGCGCGAGATCGAGGAAGCGCTGCTCACGCATCCTTGCGTGTCGGAGTGTGCGGTGCTTGGCGTGCCCGACCCCAAGTGGGGGGAGAGTGGGCTTGCGGTAGTGGTCGCCCGGGAAGGCATGGCCGCTCAGGCCGATGAACTGCTCGGACATCTCGAAGCGCGTATTGCCCGCTACAAGTGGCCGCGTCGCTTCGTGTTCTGGAGTGCCATGCCCAAATCGGGCTACGGCAAGATCGTGAAGAAGCAAATCAAGACGATGCTCGAAGAGCAAGGAGACTATCGACTATGA
- a CDS encoding acetyl-CoA acetyltransferase, translating into MVAACLTGWAHSQFGKLDNVDAEVLLADVAQAALDDAGLSPEQIDSIHVGTFNGGFLYQDFPSSLIFNRIPGLRFKPATRYENACATGSAAVHGGLQSIEAGKATHVLVIGFEKMTELATPQVGEVLLKCSYAREEAGIPGGFAGVFGTIAQAYFDRYGDQSDALARIAAKNHRNGSVNPYAHMRRDFGYDFCRNVSEKNPFVAGPLKRTDCSMVSDGAAALVISKADVARSMPKAVGFRAAVQVNDYLPLSRRDPLAFEGGQHAWRQALGVAGVSLKDLSLVETHDCFTIAELIEYEAMGLAKPGQGASVLAEGLTEKNGLLPVNPSGGLKAKGHPVGATGVSMHVMAAMQLTGTAGDMQIPDAKLAGVFNMGGAAVANYVSILEAR; encoded by the coding sequence ATGGTTGCTGCATGCCTTACCGGCTGGGCCCACTCCCAGTTCGGCAAACTCGATAACGTCGACGCCGAGGTTCTGCTGGCCGACGTCGCCCAGGCCGCCCTCGACGATGCGGGCCTCTCGCCCGAACAGATCGATTCCATTCACGTCGGTACCTTTAACGGCGGTTTCCTGTATCAGGACTTCCCTTCGTCGCTCATCTTCAACCGCATTCCCGGCCTGCGTTTCAAACCCGCCACGCGCTACGAAAATGCGTGCGCGACCGGTTCGGCCGCCGTGCACGGCGGGCTGCAATCCATCGAAGCGGGCAAAGCCACACATGTGCTCGTGATCGGCTTCGAGAAGATGACCGAACTCGCCACGCCGCAGGTCGGTGAAGTGCTGCTCAAATGCTCGTATGCGCGTGAGGAGGCCGGGATTCCCGGCGGCTTCGCAGGCGTGTTCGGCACCATCGCGCAGGCCTATTTCGACCGCTACGGCGATCAGTCCGACGCGCTCGCGCGCATTGCCGCGAAGAACCACCGCAACGGCTCGGTGAATCCGTACGCCCATATGCGTCGCGACTTCGGCTACGACTTCTGCCGCAATGTCTCGGAGAAGAACCCGTTCGTGGCCGGTCCGCTCAAGCGCACCGACTGCTCGATGGTGTCGGACGGTGCGGCTGCACTCGTCATCTCCAAGGCGGACGTCGCACGCAGCATGCCCAAGGCGGTCGGCTTTCGCGCCGCCGTGCAGGTCAACGACTATCTGCCGCTCTCGCGACGCGATCCGCTGGCATTCGAAGGCGGTCAGCATGCGTGGCGTCAGGCGCTGGGCGTGGCCGGGGTGTCGCTGAAGGACTTGTCGCTGGTCGAGACGCATGACTGCTTCACCATCGCCGAACTCATCGAATACGAAGCGATGGGGCTGGCCAAGCCGGGGCAGGGCGCGAGTGTTCTTGCGGAAGGGTTGACGGAAAAGAACGGGCTGCTGCCGGTCAATCCGTCGGGCGGTCTGAAAGCGAAGGGGCATCCGGTGGGGGCTACCGGTGTCTCGATGCACGTGATGGCGGCGATGCAACTGACGGGTACGGCGGGCGACATGCAGATTCCCGATGCGAAGCTGGCGGGTGTCTTCAACATGGGCGGCGCGGCCGTGGCGAACTACGTGAGCATTCTCGAAGCGCGCTAA
- a CDS encoding TRAP transporter substrate-binding protein → MSTMDRRHFIKVVAATSAAAATGLYQTQAHAAEFTLKFANNLPVSHPMNIRAKEMAQKIAEQSKGRIDFQIYPNNQLGSDSDMLSQIRSGAIDYFTLSPLILGTLVPAAQISGVGFAFKDYSQVWAAMDGDLGAHVRGQIAKTTVFAFDKIWENGYRQITTSSRPINSPTDLKGLKIRVPTSPLWTSMFKAFDSSPTSINFAEVYSALQTHIVEAQENPLALLTTAKLYEVQKYVSMTNHMWDGFWFLANKQKWDKLPKDLQEIVTANVNAAAVAQRDDVRKLNEGVTAELKQKGLVFNAPNNEQFRDKLRAAGFYAEWHKKFGDEAWAMLEKYTGKLA, encoded by the coding sequence ATGAGCACCATGGACCGCCGCCACTTCATCAAGGTTGTGGCCGCCACATCGGCCGCCGCCGCTACGGGGTTGTATCAGACGCAGGCGCACGCTGCCGAATTCACATTGAAGTTCGCCAATAACCTGCCGGTCAGCCATCCGATGAACATCCGCGCCAAGGAGATGGCGCAGAAGATCGCCGAACAATCAAAAGGCCGCATCGACTTTCAGATCTATCCGAACAATCAGCTCGGATCCGACAGCGATATGCTGAGCCAGATTCGCTCGGGCGCAATCGACTACTTCACGCTCTCGCCGCTGATTCTCGGCACGCTCGTGCCGGCCGCGCAGATTTCGGGCGTGGGCTTCGCGTTCAAGGACTACAGCCAGGTGTGGGCCGCCATGGACGGCGATCTCGGTGCGCACGTGCGCGGCCAGATCGCAAAGACGACCGTGTTCGCGTTCGACAAGATCTGGGAGAACGGTTATCGCCAGATCACCACGAGCAGCCGTCCGATCAACTCGCCGACCGACCTTAAAGGCCTGAAGATCCGCGTGCCGACGAGCCCGCTGTGGACGTCGATGTTCAAGGCGTTCGATTCGTCGCCCACGTCGATCAACTTCGCCGAAGTCTATTCGGCCCTGCAAACGCACATCGTCGAAGCGCAGGAAAACCCGCTGGCGCTGCTGACCACGGCCAAGCTCTACGAAGTTCAGAAGTACGTCTCGATGACGAACCACATGTGGGACGGCTTCTGGTTCCTCGCCAACAAGCAGAAGTGGGACAAGCTGCCGAAGGATCTTCAGGAGATTGTCACCGCCAACGTGAACGCCGCCGCCGTGGCGCAACGCGACGACGTGCGCAAACTCAACGAAGGTGTGACGGCCGAGCTCAAGCAGAAGGGTCTTGTGTTCAACGCCCCGAACAACGAGCAGTTCCGCGACAAACTTCGCGCCGCTGGTTTCTACGCGGAATGGCACAAGAAGTTTGGCGATGAAGCATGGGCCATGTTGGAAAAGTACACTGGGAAGCTCGCGTAA
- a CDS encoding TRAP transporter large permease, translating to MTAEPTHALARLFCHVNRAVMKVTEAVAVLLVVAETLILLAGVVSRYGFDNPLTWSDELAQMLFIWLSMLGAVLALDRGEHMRLSAIVNKLPAAWRDWFQTMAALTVCVFVALIIMPAYTHAIEQMDITTPALEIPDGLRAAALPVGAALMLIAAISRMARCSSARQFGLGVLFVAALGAALWLGRPALIAMGNYNLLIFFVLIVGACVAGGIPIAFAFGTATLAYLALVTDAPLQIVVSRMDEGMSGLVLLSVPLFVLLGALIEMSGLARSLIEFMASLLGHVRGGLQYVLLGAMFLVSGISGSKAADMAAVAPALFPEMQRRGSKQEDLVALLSATGAMTETIPPSLVLITIGAVCGVSITALFVGGLLPAVIATLAIVVVCFARSRKEAPSAARRAPWGVIGKTFIVALPALALPILIRTAVIEGAATATEVSTIGIAYTIVIGLIVHAFKKHLNFKRLYPLLTETAALSGAILLIIGMATAMAWALTQSGFSAKLVGLMHGVPGGQVGFLLISMVVFIVLGSVLEGIPAIVLFGPLLFPVARSLGIHDVHYAMVVILSMGMGLFAPPLGVGFYAACAIGKTSPDKVFNRMWTYMGALLVALLIVVFIPWISIGFLK from the coding sequence ATGACGGCCGAGCCGACGCACGCGCTCGCCCGCCTCTTCTGCCACGTCAACCGCGCGGTGATGAAAGTCACCGAGGCGGTTGCCGTGCTGCTGGTGGTGGCGGAAACTCTCATCCTGCTCGCGGGCGTGGTCTCGCGTTACGGGTTCGACAATCCGCTCACCTGGTCGGATGAGCTCGCGCAGATGCTGTTCATCTGGCTCTCGATGCTCGGCGCGGTGCTTGCCCTCGACCGGGGCGAGCACATGCGCTTGTCCGCCATCGTCAACAAACTTCCCGCTGCCTGGCGCGACTGGTTTCAGACCATGGCCGCGCTGACGGTGTGCGTGTTCGTTGCGCTCATCATCATGCCCGCGTACACGCATGCCATCGAACAGATGGACATCACCACGCCGGCGCTGGAAATCCCCGACGGGCTGCGCGCAGCCGCTCTGCCGGTGGGCGCGGCGCTCATGCTCATTGCCGCGATCTCGCGCATGGCGCGCTGCTCCAGTGCGCGTCAGTTCGGCCTCGGCGTGCTGTTCGTCGCCGCCCTCGGTGCGGCGCTCTGGCTCGGCCGTCCCGCGCTGATCGCGATGGGCAACTACAACTTGCTGATCTTCTTCGTGCTGATCGTCGGCGCATGCGTGGCCGGTGGCATTCCGATTGCGTTTGCCTTCGGGACCGCCACGCTCGCCTATCTGGCGCTCGTGACGGACGCACCGCTGCAAATCGTCGTCAGCCGCATGGACGAAGGCATGTCCGGCCTCGTGCTGCTGTCGGTGCCGCTGTTCGTGCTGCTGGGCGCGCTCATCGAGATGAGCGGTCTGGCGCGTAGTCTGATCGAGTTCATGGCGTCGCTGCTCGGCCACGTGCGCGGCGGCCTGCAATACGTGCTGCTCGGTGCGATGTTCCTCGTCTCGGGCATTTCCGGCTCGAAGGCGGCCGACATGGCTGCCGTTGCTCCGGCACTCTTCCCCGAAATGCAACGGCGCGGCTCGAAGCAGGAAGACCTGGTGGCGCTGCTGTCCGCCACGGGTGCCATGACCGAGACGATTCCGCCGAGCCTCGTGCTCATCACCATCGGTGCGGTGTGCGGCGTGTCGATCACTGCGCTCTTCGTCGGCGGCCTGCTACCCGCCGTGATCGCCACGCTTGCCATCGTCGTCGTGTGCTTTGCCCGCTCGCGCAAGGAAGCGCCGAGCGCAGCACGCCGCGCACCGTGGGGCGTCATCGGCAAGACGTTTATCGTGGCCCTGCCTGCCCTCGCGCTGCCGATCCTGATCCGTACGGCGGTGATCGAAGGCGCGGCTACGGCGACGGAAGTCTCGACCATCGGTATCGCGTACACGATCGTGATCGGGCTGATCGTCCACGCCTTCAAGAAGCACCTGAACTTCAAACGCCTCTATCCGCTGCTCACGGAAACGGCCGCACTCTCCGGCGCGATTCTGCTGATCATCGGCATGGCGACGGCCATGGCCTGGGCGCTCACACAATCGGGTTTCTCCGCGAAGCTCGTCGGCCTGATGCATGGTGTGCCGGGCGGACAAGTCGGCTTCCTGCTCATCTCGATGGTCGTGTTCATCGTGCTCGGCAGCGTGCTCGAAGGCATTCCGGCCATCGTGCTGTTCGGCCCGTTGCTGTTCCCGGTCGCCCGCTCGCTCGGCATTCACGACGTGCACTACGCGATGGTCGTCATCCTTTCGATGGGGATGGGCCTGTTCGCACCGCCGCTGGGCGTGGGTTTCTACGCTGCGTGCGCCATCGGCAAGACGTCACCCGACAAGGTGTTCAATCGGATGTGGACCTACATGGGCGCACTGCTCGTCGCCCTGCTCATCGTGGTCTTCATCCCCTGGATCTCGATCGGTTTCCTGAAATAA
- a CDS encoding SDR family NAD(P)-dependent oxidoreductase, with the protein MTEKVAVVTGGGMGIGAAICERLVKDGMTVVVADLNEGAATETAAALSASGGRAWALGMNVGEEASIADGFAQIAKRHGRCDVLVNNAGVAKTFPFLDYPLDHWHQVMAVNLTGTLLCGQHAARLMREQRWGRIVNLASVAGILASAGRTAYGTSKAAVIGLTRQMAIELAPFGITANGIAPGPIDTPLTKVLHSDVSRRHYTETTPLGRYGQPHEIAGAVSFLASDDASYITGHILPVDGGFVAAGILEI; encoded by the coding sequence ATGACGGAGAAGGTAGCAGTAGTCACGGGCGGTGGAATGGGTATCGGCGCCGCCATTTGCGAACGTCTGGTCAAGGACGGCATGACGGTTGTCGTGGCCGATCTGAACGAAGGCGCGGCGACCGAGACGGCCGCAGCGCTGAGTGCATCAGGTGGCCGCGCGTGGGCGCTGGGCATGAACGTGGGTGAGGAGGCGTCGATTGCCGACGGCTTCGCGCAGATCGCCAAGCGGCATGGGCGCTGCGACGTGCTGGTGAACAATGCGGGCGTCGCCAAGACGTTCCCGTTTCTCGACTACCCGCTCGATCACTGGCATCAGGTCATGGCCGTCAATCTGACGGGCACCCTGCTGTGCGGACAGCATGCCGCGCGGCTCATGCGCGAGCAGCGCTGGGGACGGATCGTCAATCTGGCGTCGGTCGCGGGCATTCTCGCCAGTGCCGGACGCACGGCTTACGGCACGTCGAAGGCCGCGGTCATCGGTTTGACGCGCCAGATGGCCATCGAACTCGCCCCCTTCGGTATCACCGCCAATGGGATCGCTCCCGGCCCCATCGACACGCCGCTGACCAAAGTGCTGCACTCGGACGTTTCGCGCCGTCACTACACGGAGACGACGCCGCTCGGACGCTATGGACAGCCGCATGAAATCGCTGGTGCGGTGAGCTTTCTCGCGTCGGACGACGCGTCGTATATCACCGGCCATATCCTGCCGGTCGACGGCGGCTTCGTTGCCGCCGGGATTCTGGAAATCTGA
- a CDS encoding LysR family transcriptional regulator has protein sequence MIELRHFQYFVVLAQTLHFGRAAQQLHISQPPLSRQIALMEAELGVQLFERTNRSVRLTRAGNRFYQDAVEILNAVDRARRNVVAASRGEDGAITVGFMMSSAYNILPALTRTYAAAFSRVDMKLAETLPNLLAEAVRAGQTDVGIMYRPEDLTGLDTATVFREEMVAVIPRTHPLAKVRVLDAAQLAEESFVSIPREIAPLVYDLVVTHCRRSGFSPHIRLETNLQQTIINLVGEGLGVAMVPMSMSSASASGNAVFKPLRNAPVAEVALLWSRDNHNPCVATFVENARSVWREMQRAPGARLVPDLPDTSVL, from the coding sequence ATGATCGAGTTGCGCCATTTCCAGTACTTCGTGGTACTCGCGCAGACACTGCACTTTGGCCGCGCAGCCCAGCAGTTGCACATCTCCCAGCCGCCGCTCTCGCGTCAGATTGCGTTGATGGAAGCGGAACTGGGCGTGCAGTTGTTCGAACGGACGAACCGCAGCGTGCGGCTCACGCGGGCGGGTAATCGCTTCTATCAGGACGCAGTGGAAATCCTCAACGCCGTCGATCGGGCGCGTCGCAACGTGGTGGCGGCAAGCCGTGGGGAAGATGGCGCGATTACGGTCGGCTTCATGATGTCTTCGGCGTACAACATCCTGCCCGCGCTCACGCGGACCTACGCAGCGGCGTTCTCGCGCGTCGACATGAAGCTTGCGGAGACGCTGCCGAACCTGCTGGCAGAGGCGGTGCGCGCTGGCCAGACCGACGTCGGCATCATGTATCGCCCTGAGGATCTGACCGGCCTCGACACGGCAACGGTGTTTCGCGAAGAGATGGTGGCGGTGATTCCGCGCACGCACCCGCTGGCGAAGGTGCGCGTGCTCGACGCCGCACAGCTTGCCGAGGAGTCGTTCGTGAGCATTCCGCGCGAGATCGCGCCGCTCGTCTACGATCTGGTCGTAACTCACTGCCGCCGCTCCGGTTTTTCGCCGCACATCCGGCTCGAAACGAACCTTCAGCAAACGATCATCAACCTCGTGGGGGAAGGGCTGGGTGTGGCGATGGTGCCGATGTCGATGAGCAGCGCGAGTGCGTCGGGCAATGCGGTGTTCAAACCGCTGCGCAACGCACCGGTGGCCGAGGTGGCGCTGCTATGGAGCCGGGACAATCACAATCCGTGCGTGGCGACGTTCGTGGAGAATGCGCGCAGCGTGTGGCGCGAGATGCAGCGTGCGCCCGGCGCGCGGCTGGTGCCCGATCTGCCGGACACCAGCGTGCTTTGA